In the genome of Paenibacillus pabuli, one region contains:
- the upp gene encoding uracil phosphoribosyltransferase gives MGKLVICDHPLIQHKLTFIRDMRTNTKDFRELVDEVATLMAYEITRDVELETIDVQTPVAETQGKVISGRMLGLVPILRAGLGMLDGVVKLLPAAKVGHVGLFRDPETLQPVEYYTKLPTDVTERQLIVIDPMLATGGSAIAAIDVLKKRGCTQIKMMNLVAAPEGVKAVQDAHPDVDIYVAALDDRLDDHGYIVPGLGDAGDRLYGTK, from the coding sequence ATGGGAAAATTAGTAATATGTGATCACCCTTTGATTCAACACAAACTGACGTTTATACGCGACATGCGTACGAATACGAAAGATTTCCGTGAATTGGTGGATGAAGTGGCTACACTGATGGCTTATGAGATTACAAGAGATGTTGAACTGGAGACTATTGATGTACAAACTCCTGTTGCTGAAACACAAGGCAAAGTTATTTCGGGACGTATGCTCGGACTGGTGCCGATTCTGCGTGCAGGACTCGGAATGCTAGATGGCGTTGTAAAATTGCTGCCAGCTGCAAAAGTTGGACATGTTGGTCTGTTCCGTGATCCGGAAACATTGCAACCGGTAGAATACTACACCAAACTGCCTACAGACGTTACAGAGCGTCAATTGATTGTCATCGACCCGATGCTGGCGACTGGCGGTTCTGCCATTGCTGCTATTGACGTGCTCAAAAAACGCGGCTGCACGCAAATTAAAATGATGAACCTGGTTGCAGCACCTGAAGGCGTAAAAGCTGTGCAGGATGCGCACCCGGATGTAGACATCTACGTTGCGGCGCTGGACGATCGTCTCGATGATCATGGTTATATCGTTCCCGGACTGGGAGATGCAGGAGACCGTCTATACGGCACTAAATGA
- a CDS encoding AtpZ/AtpI family protein, with protein MADSNKPNSSRNHDDNVWKAMGLVTAFGIEIAILAVAGYYVGSWLDKTIGGSGIWIAVSVLFFLAAGGVSIYFIAKKFMGESDE; from the coding sequence ATGGCCGATTCGAACAAACCAAATTCATCCCGTAACCATGATGATAATGTGTGGAAAGCAATGGGGCTCGTGACAGCTTTTGGAATCGAGATTGCCATTCTCGCTGTTGCCGGATATTACGTTGGCTCCTGGTTGGACAAGACCATCGGGGGTAGCGGAATATGGATCGCCGTAAGCGTTCTCTTTTTCTTGGCAGCAGGCGGCGTAAGCATCTACTTTATCGCGAAAAAATTCATGGGGGAAAGTGATGAGTGA
- the atpB gene encoding F0F1 ATP synthase subunit A: MHESPIINLGGFHLDLSVLLMLIVTSAIVFIVAKLATRNLSVENPGKMQNFLEWAIEFVRNLISSTMDMKKGQHFLTLATTMIMFIFVGNMLGLPLGVVTGATDASQAEIFGKPIVSVQEAFHEAHEKDPEAHPHIEVAWWKSPTADLSVTMGLALIAFAIAHGLGLFRNTKTYLKHYFQPHWLFFPINIVETASKLLTHGMRLFANIFAGEVLISTIMKLTAFKWIGAIAAIPLLTAWQGFSIFIGAIQAFVFTVLMMVYISQTVESHEEH; encoded by the coding sequence ATGCATGAATCTCCGATAATTAACCTGGGTGGGTTCCATCTGGATTTGTCTGTTCTGCTGATGCTGATCGTAACATCCGCCATTGTATTTATTGTTGCAAAGCTGGCTACGCGGAACTTGTCGGTAGAAAATCCGGGCAAAATGCAAAACTTCCTGGAGTGGGCGATTGAGTTTGTACGCAACCTGATCTCGAGTACAATGGACATGAAGAAGGGGCAGCATTTCCTTACCTTGGCAACCACAATGATTATGTTTATCTTTGTGGGAAACATGTTGGGTCTCCCTTTGGGCGTCGTAACTGGGGCTACGGATGCAAGCCAAGCTGAAATCTTTGGCAAGCCGATCGTCTCGGTTCAAGAAGCATTCCATGAAGCTCACGAGAAGGATCCTGAAGCTCATCCACATATCGAAGTTGCCTGGTGGAAATCACCTACGGCTGACCTTTCGGTAACCATGGGTCTTGCGTTGATTGCATTTGCTATCGCGCATGGATTGGGACTTTTCCGTAACACCAAAACGTATCTCAAGCATTATTTCCAACCACACTGGCTGTTCTTCCCAATCAACATTGTGGAGACGGCATCCAAATTGTTGACACACGGTATGCGTTTGTTCGCCAACATCTTTGCCGGTGAGGTTCTAATCTCCACGATTATGAAGCTTACCGCATTCAAATGGATTGGCGCAATTGCAGCAATTCCGCTGTTGACGGCGTGGCAGGGTTTCAGTATTTTCATCGGAGCCATACAGGCATTCGTATTTACGGTTTTGATGATGGTATACATATCACAAACCGTCGAGTCGCACGAGGAGCATTAA
- a CDS encoding ATP synthase subunit I: MSELTRYRRWMTVFIMYFLMICFLAAAFLPRVETIALGLALGTVISWINASYLGRKVRRMLDGAAEGNLKRVNLGFLTRAALAVLAIFMAMQYPQYFNLYAVVAGLVIAQFSLLFIGILLSRKADS; the protein is encoded by the coding sequence ATGAGTGAACTAACCAGATACCGCAGATGGATGACTGTTTTCATCATGTACTTTCTTATGATTTGTTTTCTCGCAGCGGCCTTTCTGCCCCGTGTGGAAACAATAGCTTTGGGACTGGCCCTGGGAACGGTGATCAGTTGGATCAACGCTTCATATCTGGGTCGCAAAGTCAGGAGAATGTTGGATGGTGCAGCGGAAGGAAACCTTAAGCGAGTGAACCTGGGATTTTTGACTAGAGCAGCTCTTGCAGTACTCGCTATTTTCATGGCGATGCAGTATCCGCAATACTTCAATTTATATGCGGTTGTAGCTGGCTTGGTCATAGCACAATTTTCCTTACTATTTATAGGGATATTGTTGTCCCGCAAAGCAGACTCATAG
- a CDS encoding manganese efflux pump MntP: MWDVSAHVGQLVTILIMAVALGLDAFSLGIGIGMKGIRLRDILRISTVTALFHIIMPLIGMYTGKYVSSLLGDITTYAAGALLVLLGAHMILNAFREGETKLVDHRSLLGVILFSLSVSVDSFSVGVSLGMFSNDLVLTVLAFGICGGAMSVMGLLLGRRVSQNMGDYGEAVGGAILLAFGLLFIF; encoded by the coding sequence ATGTGGGATGTGTCTGCCCATGTAGGGCAGTTGGTAACCATTTTGATTATGGCCGTCGCTCTCGGACTTGACGCATTCTCACTCGGCATCGGGATTGGCATGAAGGGTATTCGTCTGAGAGACATATTGCGAATCAGCACTGTCACGGCCTTGTTTCATATCATCATGCCTCTTATCGGCATGTATACAGGCAAATACGTCAGCTCCCTGCTAGGAGACATTACCACGTATGCGGCTGGAGCTCTGCTGGTCTTGCTCGGTGCCCATATGATCTTGAACGCTTTCCGGGAGGGAGAAACCAAGCTGGTGGATCATCGATCTCTGCTCGGTGTGATTCTGTTCTCACTGAGTGTCAGTGTGGATTCGTTTTCCGTTGGAGTCTCGCTCGGCATGTTCAGCAATGATCTGGTGTTGACGGTGCTCGCTTTTGGTATATGCGGTGGCGCAATGTCCGTTATGGGTCTGCTGTTGGGACGGCGTGTGAGCCAAAACATGGGGGATTACGGTGAGGCGGTAGGCGGAGCGATTTTGCTCGCTTTTGGACTTTTGTTTATATTTTAA
- a CDS encoding F0F1 ATP synthase subunit delta produces the protein MSRDTIVAKRYAKALFEVALGQKQVLEVEQELRTVVTAITGDAEIGKFIESPNISEEAKQNVLRTSLDGKVSEPVLKTVLLLIERGRVELLEALLNDYVKIEGESLGIADARVYSTYALNDEEQEAVAREFGGRVNKKIRIENIVDPTLLGGLKVAIGDTIYDGSLAGKLERLEQSFNRRVQ, from the coding sequence ATGAGCCGCGATACGATTGTTGCTAAGCGTTATGCGAAAGCATTGTTTGAAGTTGCTCTTGGACAGAAGCAGGTGCTTGAAGTCGAACAAGAGCTGCGTACTGTTGTAACTGCCATCACAGGTGATGCGGAAATCGGTAAATTTATCGAGTCACCCAACATCTCTGAAGAGGCCAAACAGAACGTACTTCGCACAAGTCTTGACGGCAAGGTGTCTGAACCTGTTCTGAAAACCGTTTTGCTTTTGATTGAGCGTGGACGCGTTGAACTGCTGGAAGCTCTGCTGAATGATTATGTGAAGATCGAGGGCGAATCGCTCGGCATAGCCGATGCGCGCGTGTACTCGACTTATGCTTTGAATGATGAAGAACAAGAAGCGGTAGCCCGTGAATTCGGTGGCCGTGTAAATAAAAAGATCCGTATCGAGAACATTGTCGATCCGACTTTGCTGGGCGGATTGAAAGTTGCCATTGGCGATACGATCTATGACGGCAGCTTGGCTGGCAAGCTCGAACGTCTTGAGCAGTCTTTTAACAGACGAGTACAGTAG
- a CDS encoding TIGR01440 family protein: MTIELDSEQPGLHEQTASILRELALAGQLGPGQIVVIGTSTSEVAGKRIGTSGAVEVAQQLLAGIREVQQEFGFDVVFQCCEHLNRALVMERSLLTRLGLTEVGAVPVPKAGGSMASAAYRSLTDPCLAEHVQAHAGMDIGETMIGMHLQHVAVPFRTALRYIGDARVTTALTRPKLIGGERAVYRMEEQPDSTFCD, translated from the coding sequence ATGACTATTGAGTTAGATTCGGAACAACCCGGATTGCATGAACAGACCGCATCCATTCTGCGTGAACTGGCGCTTGCCGGACAGCTTGGACCTGGGCAGATCGTTGTGATCGGTACAAGTACGAGTGAAGTTGCAGGCAAACGGATTGGCACTAGCGGTGCGGTTGAAGTGGCGCAGCAGCTTCTTGCGGGTATACGCGAGGTGCAGCAGGAGTTCGGTTTTGATGTTGTATTCCAATGCTGTGAGCACCTGAATCGTGCACTGGTGATGGAGCGTTCTCTGCTTACACGTCTAGGATTAACTGAGGTGGGAGCAGTACCCGTGCCCAAAGCAGGCGGTTCCATGGCATCTGCAGCGTATCGCTCGCTTACTGATCCATGCCTGGCTGAACATGTGCAGGCCCATGCAGGAATGGATATTGGTGAGACGATGATTGGCATGCATTTGCAGCATGTTGCAGTACCTTTCCGAACAGCGCTTCGCTACATCGGTGATGCCCGTGTAACTACAGCATTGACCCGTCCGAAATTGATTGGCGGCGAGCGTGCAGTGTATCGTATGGAAGAGCAACCAGATTCGACATTTTGTGACTAA
- the glyA gene encoding serine hydroxymethyltransferase, giving the protein MEQLRKNDPAVLEAMNLELKRQQNNIELIASENIVSEAVIEALGSVLTNKYAEGYPGKRYYGGCEHVDIVEDIARDRAKEIFGAEHVNVQPHSGAQANMAVYLAALKPGDTVLGMNLAHGGHLTHGSPVNASGLLYNFVAYGVQEDTFLIDYDEVRKAAFKHRPRMIVAGASAYPRIIDFEKLASIANDVGALFMVDMAHIAGLVAAGLHPSPVPHAHFVTTTTHKTLRGPRGGMILCRKAWAAAIDKAVFPGSQGGPLMHVIASKAVAFGEALQPSFKTYAQNVVKNAQVLAETLIAEGLNIVSGGTDNHLMLIDTRSVNITGKEAEHVLDSIGITVNKNAIPFDPTSPFVTSGIRIGTPAATSRGMNEEAMVAIGKIIAKTLKNPKDAAKLDEARAEVTALTDQFPLYTDLKY; this is encoded by the coding sequence ATGGAACAATTGCGCAAGAATGACCCTGCAGTACTGGAAGCGATGAATCTTGAACTGAAACGTCAACAAAACAACATTGAGCTGATTGCGTCCGAGAACATCGTGAGCGAAGCGGTTATCGAGGCTCTTGGGTCTGTACTTACCAACAAGTACGCTGAAGGATATCCAGGCAAACGCTATTATGGTGGTTGTGAACATGTTGATATTGTTGAAGATATCGCGCGTGATCGTGCCAAAGAAATTTTTGGTGCAGAACATGTCAATGTTCAACCTCACTCGGGTGCACAAGCGAACATGGCAGTATACCTTGCGGCTTTGAAACCAGGTGATACCGTTCTGGGTATGAACCTTGCGCATGGCGGACATCTCACACATGGTAGCCCAGTTAATGCTTCCGGATTGTTGTACAATTTCGTGGCTTACGGTGTACAAGAAGATACATTCCTGATTGATTATGATGAAGTGCGCAAAGCGGCATTTAAACATCGCCCTCGTATGATCGTTGCAGGTGCAAGTGCATATCCGCGTATCATTGATTTTGAAAAGCTGGCTTCCATCGCCAATGATGTAGGTGCTTTGTTCATGGTGGATATGGCACATATTGCAGGACTGGTAGCTGCCGGATTGCATCCAAGCCCGGTTCCACATGCGCATTTCGTAACAACAACAACACACAAAACGCTGCGTGGACCTCGCGGTGGTATGATTCTGTGCCGCAAAGCATGGGCAGCAGCGATTGATAAAGCAGTATTCCCGGGTTCCCAAGGTGGACCTCTGATGCACGTGATTGCTTCCAAAGCGGTAGCTTTCGGTGAAGCACTGCAACCTTCGTTCAAAACGTATGCACAAAATGTGGTGAAAAATGCACAGGTGCTGGCTGAAACGCTGATTGCTGAAGGATTGAACATCGTATCCGGCGGTACAGACAACCACTTGATGCTGATCGACACACGCAGCGTGAATATTACAGGTAAGGAAGCCGAGCATGTACTTGATTCCATCGGCATTACCGTGAACAAAAATGCCATTCCGTTTGACCCAACGAGCCCGTTTGTTACAAGCGGTATCCGGATCGGTACACCTGCTGCAACCTCCCGTGGTATGAACGAAGAAGCCATGGTAGCTATCGGTAAGATCATCGCCAAAACATTGAAAAATCCTAAAGATGCAGCGAAATTGGACGAAGCCCGGGCAGAAGTAACGGCGCTTACGGACCAATTCCCGCTCTACACTGACCTTAAATACTAA
- the wecB gene encoding non-hydrolyzing UDP-N-acetylglucosamine 2-epimerase, producing MSKKIKVMTIFGVRPEAIKMAPLILELQKHPESIESIVCVTAQHRQMLDQVLEVFNIHPDYDLDVMKDRQTLNEITIRVLGGLEPVLREAKPDIVLVHGDTLTTFVASYAAFLQQIQVGHVEAGLRTWNKLSPYPEEMNRQLTGVLADLHFAPTDWSSSNLAKENKPESSTYVTGNTVTDVFQYTVRQDYTHPVLDWAQGKRLVLMTAHRRESQGEPHRNIFQAVKRIADEFEDIAIVYPVHPSPAVKEPAHAILGNHPRIQLIDPLDVVDLHNFYPHTHLILTDSGGLQEEAPSFGVPVLVLRDTTERPEGIEAGTLELVGTDEERVYERTKALLSDETLYASMSQAANPYGDGHASERIVNAILHHFGVNSERPESFHRKFKK from the coding sequence ATGTCCAAGAAAATTAAAGTCATGACGATATTCGGGGTGCGCCCGGAAGCCATCAAGATGGCTCCGCTTATTTTGGAATTGCAGAAACATCCCGAATCTATTGAATCGATCGTATGCGTTACTGCACAGCATCGTCAGATGCTGGATCAGGTTCTAGAAGTATTCAATATTCACCCAGACTACGACCTGGACGTGATGAAAGACCGCCAAACGCTGAATGAAATTACGATTCGTGTGCTGGGAGGCCTAGAGCCAGTTTTGCGAGAAGCAAAACCGGATATCGTGTTGGTTCACGGTGATACGCTGACAACGTTTGTAGCCAGCTATGCGGCGTTCCTGCAGCAGATCCAGGTAGGACATGTGGAAGCGGGACTTCGAACGTGGAACAAGCTCTCTCCTTACCCGGAAGAGATGAATCGTCAGTTAACCGGGGTGCTTGCTGATCTGCATTTTGCGCCTACGGACTGGTCGTCATCCAATCTTGCCAAAGAAAATAAACCGGAGTCTAGTACGTATGTCACAGGCAATACGGTAACAGATGTGTTTCAATATACAGTACGGCAGGATTACACCCATCCGGTACTAGATTGGGCACAGGGCAAGCGTCTTGTGCTGATGACAGCTCACCGCCGTGAATCCCAAGGCGAGCCTCACCGTAACATTTTCCAGGCCGTCAAACGGATTGCCGACGAGTTTGAGGATATTGCCATCGTGTACCCGGTGCATCCAAGTCCTGCTGTGAAGGAGCCGGCTCACGCGATTTTGGGGAATCACCCCCGTATTCAACTTATTGATCCACTAGACGTCGTGGATTTGCATAATTTTTACCCGCATACTCACTTGATTTTGACAGATTCAGGCGGTTTGCAGGAAGAAGCGCCTTCGTTTGGTGTTCCTGTTCTCGTCCTGCGGGATACAACGGAACGTCCGGAGGGAATTGAGGCCGGAACATTGGAGTTGGTAGGTACCGATGAGGAACGTGTATATGAGCGGACCAAAGCTCTGCTTTCAGACGAAACACTGTATGCAAGCATGAGTCAGGCTGCCAATCCTTATGGTGATGGACATGCTTCGGAAAGAATTGTCAATGCGATTTTGCACCATTTTGGTGTAAATAGTGAACGTCCGGAATCATTTCACAGAAAATTCAAAAAATAA
- the atpF gene encoding F0F1 ATP synthase subunit B, giving the protein MNFVWENTVLAIIAFGILYWLLSRYAFGPLFSIMEKRRELVLAQMNEAAQTRDQAIAYVEEQKQALEKARKDAYDIIEQSKQTGGKQAETILADAKAEANRLKDDAVREIESEKNKAVAALRSELGTASVQIASKLIKKEVENGPAQEELVNQYLNEVGGRQ; this is encoded by the coding sequence TTGAATTTCGTATGGGAAAATACAGTTCTGGCGATTATAGCATTTGGTATTTTATATTGGCTGCTTAGCCGTTATGCATTTGGTCCACTTTTCTCCATTATGGAAAAACGTCGTGAGCTCGTATTGGCGCAAATGAATGAGGCTGCCCAAACGCGGGATCAGGCTATTGCCTATGTTGAGGAACAGAAGCAGGCTCTTGAAAAAGCGCGTAAAGATGCTTATGACATTATTGAACAATCCAAACAAACAGGCGGCAAACAGGCTGAAACGATTCTGGCAGATGCAAAAGCAGAAGCAAATCGTTTGAAAGACGATGCTGTGCGTGAGATTGAGAGCGAGAAAAACAAAGCGGTTGCAGCGCTTCGCAGCGAACTGGGTACAGCTTCCGTTCAAATCGCTTCCAAGCTGATCAAAAAAGAAGTTGAGAACGGTCCTGCACAAGAGGAGCTTGTGAACCAATACCTCAATGAGGTAGGAGGCCGACAATGA
- a CDS encoding L-threonylcarbamoyladenylate synthase, which yields MTKENEQMHQSSMKGMEKEETTEEMITSMWDVHVLVTNENTDDAVEGSTYKQALADLQDAAACLRQGQTVAFPTETVYGLGADARSTAAVEAVFAAKGRPSDNPLIVHIARRDQLDSLVTEVNGTAEALMEAFWPGPLTLVLPVRPGAVSPRVTAGLDTVAVRMPDHPVALQLIAAAECPVAAPSANRSGRPSPTLAAHVREDLAGRIGGIVDGGPTGVGVESTVVQVGDDGTVTILRPGGITAEQLSAVAARVATDPALLAEGAGGDDSPAPRSPGMKYTHYAPAGALCVVEGPPAAVAAWISAALAEAAQRGERTAVLAFAEHAEQYRADAVFSLGEASELEEAARRLYAALRSCDEQGATYIVAEACSREGLGAAVMNRLLKAAGHRLIQVGDR from the coding sequence ATGACTAAAGAGAACGAGCAAATGCATCAGTCTTCCATGAAAGGCATGGAGAAGGAAGAAACTACAGAGGAAATGATTACGAGCATGTGGGATGTCCATGTACTGGTAACCAATGAGAATACGGATGATGCGGTCGAAGGAAGTACTTATAAACAGGCTCTTGCTGACTTGCAGGATGCCGCAGCCTGTCTTCGTCAAGGACAGACCGTCGCATTCCCAACCGAGACGGTATACGGTCTGGGCGCAGATGCTCGGAGTACAGCTGCGGTAGAAGCCGTATTTGCAGCCAAAGGGCGGCCTTCGGACAATCCGCTGATTGTGCATATTGCCCGGCGTGATCAGTTGGATTCGCTGGTCACGGAGGTGAATGGCACGGCGGAGGCGCTGATGGAGGCCTTCTGGCCGGGGCCGCTTACGCTTGTGCTGCCAGTTAGGCCTGGGGCGGTATCCCCGCGGGTTACCGCCGGTTTGGACACGGTGGCCGTGCGTATGCCGGACCATCCGGTGGCTTTGCAGTTGATCGCGGCAGCGGAATGCCCGGTCGCCGCGCCGAGCGCCAACCGCTCCGGGCGGCCAAGCCCGACACTCGCCGCACATGTGCGCGAGGATCTGGCAGGCCGCATCGGCGGCATCGTGGACGGCGGCCCCACTGGGGTGGGCGTCGAGTCCACGGTGGTGCAGGTTGGTGACGACGGTACCGTCACCATCCTGCGCCCTGGCGGCATTACGGCGGAACAGCTGTCCGCCGTTGCCGCCCGTGTCGCCACGGACCCCGCGCTGCTCGCGGAGGGGGCCGGTGGCGATGACAGCCCGGCGCCGCGCTCGCCGGGCATGAAGTACACGCACTACGCGCCCGCAGGTGCGCTGTGCGTGGTGGAGGGGCCGCCCGCAGCGGTGGCGGCCTGGATCAGCGCCGCCCTCGCAGAGGCGGCGCAGCGCGGGGAGCGCACCGCGGTGCTGGCGTTCGCCGAGCACGCGGAGCAGTACCGCGCCGATGCCGTGTTCTCGCTGGGCGAAGCCAGCGAGTTGGAGGAAGCAGCGCGCCGGCTGTACGCCGCGCTGCGCAGCTGCGATGAGCAGGGGGCCACATATATTGTGGCTGAAGCCTGCTCGCGCGAAGGGCTGGGAGCAGCCGTTATGAACCGGCTGCTCAAGGCGGCAGGTCACCGACTCATTCAGGTCGGTGACCGATAG
- the atpE gene encoding F0F1 ATP synthase subunit C — protein sequence MGAMALLAAAIVAGLGALGAGIGNGLVISKTVEGIARQPEAKSTLQTTMFIGVGLIEVLPIIGVVLAFIFYGAA from the coding sequence ATGGGAGCAATGGCATTATTGGCAGCAGCAATTGTTGCAGGATTGGGCGCACTTGGCGCAGGTATCGGTAACGGTTTGGTAATCAGCAAAACGGTGGAAGGTATTGCCCGTCAACCGGAAGCAAAATCCACTCTTCAAACAACAATGTTTATCGGTGTAGGTTTGATCGAGGTATTGCCGATCATCGGTGTGGTACTCGCGTTCATTTTCTACGGAGCGGCTTAA
- a CDS encoding low molecular weight protein arginine phosphatase: MKHILFVCTGNTCRSPMAEGLLRKLASERGIQVDVRSAGVAATTGMPISRHAEAVLRDHNVEGPPHSTQLSADLIGWADLVLTLTRSHKQHVMQVFPDSVHKTYTLKEYVENDEQVLNDLQELDSLFATLEMKRALGQEILASERERAIEIRQRIPSFDISDPFGGSRDDYNIAAAEIRTALDRLLDKLS, from the coding sequence ATGAAACATATTTTGTTTGTATGCACAGGGAATACATGTCGCAGCCCCATGGCCGAAGGACTTTTGCGTAAACTGGCGTCTGAGCGGGGCATTCAGGTGGACGTTCGTTCCGCAGGTGTAGCTGCAACAACGGGCATGCCGATTTCCCGTCATGCAGAGGCTGTATTAAGAGACCACAACGTTGAGGGGCCACCTCATTCGACACAGCTTAGTGCGGATTTGATCGGTTGGGCCGACCTGGTCCTCACGTTGACACGCAGTCATAAACAGCATGTCATGCAGGTTTTTCCTGACTCGGTACACAAGACGTATACCTTGAAAGAGTATGTGGAAAATGACGAACAGGTCCTGAATGATCTTCAGGAACTCGACAGCCTGTTTGCGACATTGGAAATGAAGCGTGCGCTAGGGCAGGAGATTTTGGCATCTGAACGTGAGCGGGCGATCGAGATCAGACAACGCATTCCGAGTTTTGATATTTCAGACCCGTTTGGCGGCAGTCGTGACGATTACAATATCGCCGCAGCGGAGATTCGGACTGCACTCGACAGACTTTTGGACAAGTTGAGTTGA
- the spoIIR gene encoding stage II sporulation protein R, with product MSRKIVKQIGLIIVCLMMIIMMWEGQKTDAAVAATAIPEQSIRLRILANSDAAGDQLVKREIRDAVVAQMNDWVTELENPQSLEEARGVIRQHLSEIEDRVGEELANRGLTYSYQVELGVVPFPTKLYGGTVYPAGDYEAVRITLGKGEGQNWWCVLFPPLCFIDAGTGDALAKPAATSAAAAEPGDAQASVQAAAPEARFFLWDMAVKLWDWVTGLFA from the coding sequence ATGAGCAGAAAAATTGTGAAACAAATTGGACTTATAATTGTATGTCTTATGATGATTATAATGATGTGGGAAGGTCAGAAAACCGATGCAGCTGTGGCGGCTACAGCGATTCCGGAACAATCCATTCGCTTGCGTATTCTCGCAAACTCGGATGCAGCGGGAGATCAGTTGGTCAAACGTGAAATTCGTGACGCCGTCGTTGCCCAGATGAATGATTGGGTCACCGAACTGGAGAATCCGCAAAGTCTGGAAGAAGCGCGTGGGGTCATCCGTCAGCATCTATCTGAAATAGAGGATCGTGTAGGAGAAGAGCTTGCGAATCGGGGGTTAACCTATTCATATCAGGTGGAACTTGGAGTGGTTCCGTTTCCCACCAAACTATATGGCGGTACCGTATATCCTGCTGGAGATTATGAAGCAGTGCGGATAACACTGGGAAAAGGCGAGGGTCAAAACTGGTGGTGTGTATTGTTTCCACCATTATGCTTCATAGATGCAGGCACAGGTGATGCGCTGGCGAAGCCTGCAGCAACATCTGCAGCAGCTGCGGAGCCTGGGGATGCGCAAGCATCTGTGCAGGCAGCTGCACCGGAAGCACGTTTCTTCCTGTGGGATATGGCGGTCAAATTGTGGGATTGGGTAACGGGATTGTTTGCATAA